A window of the Salarias fasciatus chromosome 7, fSalaFa1.1, whole genome shotgun sequence genome harbors these coding sequences:
- the tango6 gene encoding transport and Golgi organization protein 6 homolog isoform X2, which produces MTSEILSAMQTLTRPPDGSSPLGSPSPLLAALEANRAALLERLRDDGGLEAVRRLREEAKAAAPWYGEGGEEDGAWRFVQELLLLLLALTRHLSRELRSFREAPPPPAGSAPPLPPDVLSAAQQKTLAAALQFAVRLGLRPHLAPGVGVPLGARPEEPAGEGAGPQAGPRLLVATEALLQVSQLSSLAAVLFSRHLGDVMAALCQLGHQPPRDGGTLSTEERRRCRDSLQNLLDKVYQPLVVRELLLLQGGPTAGGGPGPRPLRAPAPAWLRRLCGRLLSERLVKPDGVQAVVRAVLEGGTGGESDWRKCDAVARILVACPQQAASAEQYFQLLCPQILNLLHFRDKLTAQQFQRVATRAALSVVQERPAFAKQYLLRPLLAALRHCTNADGSGASEVDEAELSQCLDDVYKVCVVGNTPSPCLLDALEEVLPVIFTLFCFTKKNVSHLRAPCQEVLLWYLSHAEPAAARSALRRLAGLQEAPVGVAEGFRFSPGSEGGARLSRTHSCRDEDEDEQLFERLSEQQWSLQALMQLLAELKGNQLPADFFLLLLQELTSWVEGGEEEEEEEEEEPVVSAMTLLQLEHRLQGGAERRGQRLALLQVLAVMVESLEHSQLLRSTSQVVDFMVSLLQRACVGLNRGPGPGVENPVESQTLSMAMGLAATLLSGPQLSSEDYSSMSRLLPPLETLAQRHSDAFIQELASNLRAVIATHGAYRPDDLAAAAAAAAPPPRPTNPPPQAALRSEPRPPPRPLSDWLLEACDPDVPTRALALRTLTHLVQVKDPEAVRAQDKVLMLFLENLEHEDSFIYLSAIQGLAALADSYPDRILDRLLQDFQLGPSLRSSDPQRSLETRLKVGEVLMRASQAMGELTPHLGRPLLGVFLRGTRDPDPSVRASSLSNLGELCQRMDYSLGALAQELSSCLTALIKTEKEVEVRRAAVHVIVLLLRGLSDKTTQVLGDVLLDLYRALRLVSRSDPDQVAVLQAQLALEELDEVMRRFLFPQQKLEKKIVVLP; this is translated from the exons ATGACTTCAGAGATCCTGTCTGCGATGCAGACCCTCACCAGGCCGCCGGACG GCTCATCTCCTCTCGGCTCGCCGTCCCCCCTGCTGGCAGCTCTGGAGGCCAACAGGGCCGCCCTCCTGGAGCGTCTCCGTGACGACGGCGGGCTGGAGGCGGTGCGACGGCTGCGCGAGGAGGCGAAGGCGGCGGCACCCTGGTACGGCGAGGGCGGCGAGGAGGACGGCGCCTGGCGGTTTGTGCaggagctcctcctgctgctcctcgccTTGACGCGACACCTGAGCCGGGAGCTGCGGAGCTTCcgggaggccccgccccctcccgccggctcggccccgcccctcccccccgaCGTGCTGAGCGCGGCGCAGCAGAAGACGCtagcggcggcgctgcagttCGCCGTGCGCCTCGGGCTCCGCCCCCACCTGGCGCCCGGCGTGGGTGTCCCACTCGGCGCCCGGCCGGAGGAGCCGGCgggcgagggggcggggccacaggcCGGGCCACGCCTCCTGGTCGCCACAGAGGCGCTGCTGCAGGTGTCGCAGCTGTCCTCGCTCGCCGCCGTCCTGTTCAGCAGACATCTGGGGGACGTGATGGCGGCGCTGTGCCAGCTGGGACACCAGCCGCcgagggacggggggacg ctcAGTACTGAGGAGCGCCGTCGTTGCCGAGATTCTCTGCAGAACCTTCTGGATAAAGTTTACCAGCCGCTGGTCGTgcgggagctgctgctgctgcag GGCGGTCCCACGGCGGGCGGCGGTcccgggccccgccccctccgggCCCCGGCTCCGGCCTGGCTGAGACGCCTCTGCGGCCGACTGCTGTCGGAGAGGCTGGTGAAGCCCGACGGCGTGCAGGCGGTGGTGCGGGCGGTGCTGGAGGGCGGCACGG ggggcgagtCGGACTGGAGGAAGTGTGACGCCGTGGCCCGGATCCTGGTGGCCTGTCCTCAGCAGGCCGCCTCCGCAGAGCAGTACTTCcagctcctctgtcctcag ATCCTGAACCTGCTTCACTTCAGAGACAAGCTGACGGCGCAGCAGTTCCAGCGTGTGGCCACCAGGGCGGCGCTGTCCGTGGTCCAGGAGCGGCCCGCCTTCGCCAAGCAGTACCtgctgcgccccctgctggcggcGCTGCGCCACTGCACCAACGCGGACG GCAGCGGGGCCTCAGAGGTGGACGAGGCCGAACTGTCACAGTGTTTGGACGACGTCTACAAG gtgtgtgtggtcGGAAACACTCCGTCCCCGTGTCTCCTGGACGCTCTGGAGGAAGTCCTCCCCGTCATCTTCACCCTGTTCTGCTTCACCAAGAAGAACGTCTCACACCTCCG cgccccctgtcaGGAGGTGCTGCTGTGGTACCTGAGCCACGCCgagcccgccgccgcccgctccGCCCTGCGGCGCCTGGcgggcctgcaggaggcgccgGTGGGCGTGGCCGAGGGCTTCCGCTTCAGCCCGGGCAGCGAGGGAGGAGCCCGGCTGAGCCGCACCcacagctgcag ggacgaggacgaggacgagcagCTGTTTGAGCGTctctcagagcagcagtggagcCTCCAGGCTCTGATGCAGCTGCTGGCTGAACTGAAGGGAAACCAGCTGCCTGCAgacttcttcctgctcctgctgcag gagctgaccagctgggtggaggggggggaggaggaggaggaggaggaggaggaggagccggtcGTGTCGGCCATgacactgctgcagctggagcatcgtctgcagggcggagctgagaggaggggtcagaggttagCGCTGCTGCAGGTGCTGGCTGTGATGGTGGAGAGTCTGGAGCACAGCCAGCTGCTGAGGAGCACCTCGCAg GTGGTGGATTTCATGGTGTCCCTGCTCCAGAGAGCTTGTGTCGGCCTGAACCGGGGCCCCGGACCAGGTGTTGAGAACCCCGTGGAGAGCCAGACGCTGAGCATGGCGATGGGCCTGGCGGCCACGCTGCTGTCGGGCCCTCAG CTCAGCTCGGAGGACTACTCGTCCATGTCCCGGCTGCTCccccctctggagacgctggcTCAGCGGCACTCGGATGCCTTCATCCAGGAGCTGGCGTCGAACCTGCGAGCCGTCATCGCCACGCACGGAGCGTACCGGCCCGACgacctcgccgccgccgccgccgccgccgccccgcctccaCGCCCCACAAACCCGCCTCCACAAGCAGCCCTCCGGTCGGAGCCCCGGCCGCCGCCCAGGCCgctttctgattggctgctggaggcctgtgACCCCGACGTGCCCACCCGGGCGCTCGCCCTCAGGACCCTCACACACCTGGTGCAGGTCAAAGACCCCGAGGCCGTCCGGGCCCAGGACAAGGTCCTCATG CTCTTCTTAGAAAAcctggaacatgaagactcctTCATTTACCTGTCCGCCATTCAAG gtctgGCTGCTCTGGCGGACTCGTACCCTGACAGGATCCTGGATCGCCTCCTGCAGGACTTCCAGCTGGGCCCGTCGCTGCGTTCGTCCGACCCGCAGCGCTCGCTGGAGACCCGGCTGAAAGTGGGCGAGGTCCTGATGAGGGCGAGCCAGGCCATGG gggAGCTGACGCCTCACCTGGGCCGGCCTCTGCTGGGTGTCTTCCTGCGAGGGACCAGGGACCCGGACCCTAGCGTCCGGGCCAGCAGCCTGTCCAACCTGGGCGAGCTGTGTCAGAGGATGGACTACTCGCTGGGAGCTCTGGCTCAGGAG ctcaGCTCgtgtctgactgctctgatAAAGAcggagaaggaggtggaggtgaggagagctGCCGTCCACGTCATCGTCCTCCTGCTCCGAGGCCTCAGCGACAAAACCACCCAG GTCCTGGGCGATGTGCTCCTGGACCTGTACCGGGCCCTGAGGCTGGTGTCCCGCTCGGATCCGGACCAGGTGGCGGTCCTGCAGGCCCAGCTggccctggaggagctggacgagGTGATGAGGAGGTTCCTCTTCCCCcagcagaagctggagaagaagaTCGTGGTGCTGCCgtag
- the tango6 gene encoding transport and Golgi organization protein 6 homolog isoform X1, with product MTSEILSAMQTLTRPPDGSSPLGSPSPLLAALEANRAALLERLRDDGGLEAVRRLREEAKAAAPWYGEGGEEDGAWRFVQELLLLLLALTRHLSRELRSFREAPPPPAGSAPPLPPDVLSAAQQKTLAAALQFAVRLGLRPHLAPGVGVPLGARPEEPAGEGAGPQAGPRLLVATEALLQVSQLSSLAAVLFSRHLGDVMAALCQLGHQPPRDGGTLSTEERRRCRDSLQNLLDKVYQPLVVRELLLLQGGPTAGGGPGPRPLRAPAPAWLRRLCGRLLSERLVKPDGVQAVVRAVLEGGTGGESDWRKCDAVARILVACPQQAASAEQYFQLLCPQILNLLHFRDKLTAQQFQRVATRAALSVVQERPAFAKQYLLRPLLAALRHCTNADGSGASEVDEAELSQCLDDVYKVCVVGNTPSPCLLDALEEVLPVIFTLFCFTKKNVSHLRAPCQEVLLWYLSHAEPAAARSALRRLAGLQEAPVGVAEGFRFSPGSEGGARLSRTHSCRDEDEDEDEQLFERLSEQQWSLQALMQLLAELKGNQLPADFFLLLLQELTSWVEGGEEEEEEEEEEPVVSAMTLLQLEHRLQGGAERRGQRLALLQVLAVMVESLEHSQLLRSTSQVVDFMVSLLQRACVGLNRGPGPGVENPVESQTLSMAMGLAATLLSGPQLSSEDYSSMSRLLPPLETLAQRHSDAFIQELASNLRAVIATHGAYRPDDLAAAAAAAAPPPRPTNPPPQAALRSEPRPPPRPLSDWLLEACDPDVPTRALALRTLTHLVQVKDPEAVRAQDKVLMLFLENLEHEDSFIYLSAIQGLAALADSYPDRILDRLLQDFQLGPSLRSSDPQRSLETRLKVGEVLMRASQAMGELTPHLGRPLLGVFLRGTRDPDPSVRASSLSNLGELCQRMDYSLGALAQELSSCLTALIKTEKEVEVRRAAVHVIVLLLRGLSDKTTQVLGDVLLDLYRALRLVSRSDPDQVAVLQAQLALEELDEVMRRFLFPQQKLEKKIVVLP from the exons ATGACTTCAGAGATCCTGTCTGCGATGCAGACCCTCACCAGGCCGCCGGACG GCTCATCTCCTCTCGGCTCGCCGTCCCCCCTGCTGGCAGCTCTGGAGGCCAACAGGGCCGCCCTCCTGGAGCGTCTCCGTGACGACGGCGGGCTGGAGGCGGTGCGACGGCTGCGCGAGGAGGCGAAGGCGGCGGCACCCTGGTACGGCGAGGGCGGCGAGGAGGACGGCGCCTGGCGGTTTGTGCaggagctcctcctgctgctcctcgccTTGACGCGACACCTGAGCCGGGAGCTGCGGAGCTTCcgggaggccccgccccctcccgccggctcggccccgcccctcccccccgaCGTGCTGAGCGCGGCGCAGCAGAAGACGCtagcggcggcgctgcagttCGCCGTGCGCCTCGGGCTCCGCCCCCACCTGGCGCCCGGCGTGGGTGTCCCACTCGGCGCCCGGCCGGAGGAGCCGGCgggcgagggggcggggccacaggcCGGGCCACGCCTCCTGGTCGCCACAGAGGCGCTGCTGCAGGTGTCGCAGCTGTCCTCGCTCGCCGCCGTCCTGTTCAGCAGACATCTGGGGGACGTGATGGCGGCGCTGTGCCAGCTGGGACACCAGCCGCcgagggacggggggacg ctcAGTACTGAGGAGCGCCGTCGTTGCCGAGATTCTCTGCAGAACCTTCTGGATAAAGTTTACCAGCCGCTGGTCGTgcgggagctgctgctgctgcag GGCGGTCCCACGGCGGGCGGCGGTcccgggccccgccccctccgggCCCCGGCTCCGGCCTGGCTGAGACGCCTCTGCGGCCGACTGCTGTCGGAGAGGCTGGTGAAGCCCGACGGCGTGCAGGCGGTGGTGCGGGCGGTGCTGGAGGGCGGCACGG ggggcgagtCGGACTGGAGGAAGTGTGACGCCGTGGCCCGGATCCTGGTGGCCTGTCCTCAGCAGGCCGCCTCCGCAGAGCAGTACTTCcagctcctctgtcctcag ATCCTGAACCTGCTTCACTTCAGAGACAAGCTGACGGCGCAGCAGTTCCAGCGTGTGGCCACCAGGGCGGCGCTGTCCGTGGTCCAGGAGCGGCCCGCCTTCGCCAAGCAGTACCtgctgcgccccctgctggcggcGCTGCGCCACTGCACCAACGCGGACG GCAGCGGGGCCTCAGAGGTGGACGAGGCCGAACTGTCACAGTGTTTGGACGACGTCTACAAG gtgtgtgtggtcGGAAACACTCCGTCCCCGTGTCTCCTGGACGCTCTGGAGGAAGTCCTCCCCGTCATCTTCACCCTGTTCTGCTTCACCAAGAAGAACGTCTCACACCTCCG cgccccctgtcaGGAGGTGCTGCTGTGGTACCTGAGCCACGCCgagcccgccgccgcccgctccGCCCTGCGGCGCCTGGcgggcctgcaggaggcgccgGTGGGCGTGGCCGAGGGCTTCCGCTTCAGCCCGGGCAGCGAGGGAGGAGCCCGGCTGAGCCGCACCcacagctgcag ggacgaggacgaggacgaggacgagcagCTGTTTGAGCGTctctcagagcagcagtggagcCTCCAGGCTCTGATGCAGCTGCTGGCTGAACTGAAGGGAAACCAGCTGCCTGCAgacttcttcctgctcctgctgcag gagctgaccagctgggtggaggggggggaggaggaggaggaggaggaggaggaggagccggtcGTGTCGGCCATgacactgctgcagctggagcatcgtctgcagggcggagctgagaggaggggtcagaggttagCGCTGCTGCAGGTGCTGGCTGTGATGGTGGAGAGTCTGGAGCACAGCCAGCTGCTGAGGAGCACCTCGCAg GTGGTGGATTTCATGGTGTCCCTGCTCCAGAGAGCTTGTGTCGGCCTGAACCGGGGCCCCGGACCAGGTGTTGAGAACCCCGTGGAGAGCCAGACGCTGAGCATGGCGATGGGCCTGGCGGCCACGCTGCTGTCGGGCCCTCAG CTCAGCTCGGAGGACTACTCGTCCATGTCCCGGCTGCTCccccctctggagacgctggcTCAGCGGCACTCGGATGCCTTCATCCAGGAGCTGGCGTCGAACCTGCGAGCCGTCATCGCCACGCACGGAGCGTACCGGCCCGACgacctcgccgccgccgccgccgccgccgccccgcctccaCGCCCCACAAACCCGCCTCCACAAGCAGCCCTCCGGTCGGAGCCCCGGCCGCCGCCCAGGCCgctttctgattggctgctggaggcctgtgACCCCGACGTGCCCACCCGGGCGCTCGCCCTCAGGACCCTCACACACCTGGTGCAGGTCAAAGACCCCGAGGCCGTCCGGGCCCAGGACAAGGTCCTCATG CTCTTCTTAGAAAAcctggaacatgaagactcctTCATTTACCTGTCCGCCATTCAAG gtctgGCTGCTCTGGCGGACTCGTACCCTGACAGGATCCTGGATCGCCTCCTGCAGGACTTCCAGCTGGGCCCGTCGCTGCGTTCGTCCGACCCGCAGCGCTCGCTGGAGACCCGGCTGAAAGTGGGCGAGGTCCTGATGAGGGCGAGCCAGGCCATGG gggAGCTGACGCCTCACCTGGGCCGGCCTCTGCTGGGTGTCTTCCTGCGAGGGACCAGGGACCCGGACCCTAGCGTCCGGGCCAGCAGCCTGTCCAACCTGGGCGAGCTGTGTCAGAGGATGGACTACTCGCTGGGAGCTCTGGCTCAGGAG ctcaGCTCgtgtctgactgctctgatAAAGAcggagaaggaggtggaggtgaggagagctGCCGTCCACGTCATCGTCCTCCTGCTCCGAGGCCTCAGCGACAAAACCACCCAG GTCCTGGGCGATGTGCTCCTGGACCTGTACCGGGCCCTGAGGCTGGTGTCCCGCTCGGATCCGGACCAGGTGGCGGTCCTGCAGGCCCAGCTggccctggaggagctggacgagGTGATGAGGAGGTTCCTCTTCCCCcagcagaagctggagaagaagaTCGTGGTGCTGCCgtag